The stretch of DNA GTCAGAGCGGTATCCGGGTGATTGCGCAGGATCGCGGAGAAAACCTGATCGTCCTCGTCCTGCCCCAGCTTGAAGCGGCCGGTCAGCCCGGTGACGCGCGCGCGAAAGGCGATCACCTGCTGGGCCATGCCGTCGTAACGGGGGCCGAGTTCGGCGCTCGACCAGCCATCGCCTTCCATGGCGGTGACCAGTGCGGACAGCGCGGTGTGCGTTTCATCGGGCAGGAAGCTGATTTCGGCCTGCAAAACCAGATGCGCGAAGTTCCAGGTCGGTGCCCAGTTGCGTCGCTCGGCGTGCGAGGGTGAGACGTAACCGGAGGGGCCGTTGATCAGGATTCTTGCCGAAGAGTCTCGCACCAGCGCTGCATGCAGCGGATTGCGACGGGCGACGTGGCCAAGCAGGCTGACCAGTTGTCCGGCATCGTCGTATTCGCCCAGCAGGGGTAGCACGCTGGCCTCGCCATCGGCACTGGTGATCCACGCGAGCGGATATTGCGCGATCAGATCGCGGATGTCGGTGTGGTCGAACAGATCGAAAGCGTGCCCCATTGGCCCGGTACTCAGGGCAGACGGCTTCGGTCGCAAGTACCAAGTTGAAAATGAGGACAGGTCCAGTCTGGCCCCCCTGGCATGATGAAACTGGTACTTTCAAGGGGCCGATGAGGGGGCCATTGTCCTGCGCATTCAATCAAGGCCGAACGAAGGACATGGACATGATCGACAGGCGCAGGATGCTCGCAGGGACGGGGCTGCTGGCGGGAACGGCGGCAGCCATGTCCAATGCCGCATGGGCTGCGGCCGGTCGTGCGCTGGCGGCCGAGCGCGTTCTGGACGTGGCCTATATCAATGCCAGGGTCTGGACGGCCAATCCGCTTCAGCCGCGTACCGATGCGATCGGTCTTGCCGGCAACCGCATTGTCGCACTGGGGCAGGATGCGGTGCGGGCCGCGATCGGCAAGGGCACGCGCGTCGTCGATCTGCAGGGTGCTTTCGTCAGCCCCGGTTTCATCGACAACCACACGCATTTCATGATCGCCTCGACCACGCTGTCGCAGCCCGATCTGCTGTCGTCGAAGGATCGTGCGGATTTCGTTTCGCGGCTTGGCAAGGTGGCGCACGAGAGGCCGGGCAAGTGGATTCTGGGCGGCAGCTGGGACGAGCAGCGCCTGGGCGGCGGGTTGCCGGACAAGAGCTGGATCGATGCCGCGACGGGAGATACGCCGGTGGCGGTCCCACGCACCGACCTGCACATGTATCTGTGCAATTCGGCGGCGCTGCGGCTTGCCGGGATCACCCGCAATACCCCCGATGTTCCTGGCGGCGAGATCGGGCGCGATGCCTCGGGTGAACCGAACGGCATTCTCAAGGACAATGCCAAGCAACTGGTGGAGCGGGTGATTCCGCAGCCGACCGATGCCGAACGCGATGCGACGATGCGCGAAGGGATAAGCTGGGCTCTGGCCCGCGGTTTCACGCAGGTCCACACGCCCGAGCCGTTCGATTGGGTGACGTTCGATACGGCTCGGCGCGTGCGAGCCAAGGGGGAGACGGACCTGCGCTTCCTGTGCATGGTCCCGGCGCGCGACTGGGAAAAGCTTGCCGCGATCATCGCCAAGGAAGGCAAGGGCGATGAATGGGTGCGCTGGGGTGCGGTCAAGGCGCTGGCCGACGGTTCGCTGGGCTCGCGCACGGCGCGCTTCCACCAGCCCTACACTGATGCACCGGGCGTCTACGGCAACTGGGTGACGCAGCCTGACGAGCTTCGGGCGCAGGTTTTCGGCGCGGACAAGGCCGGTCTGCAAGTGGCGATCCATGCCATCGGCGATGCCGCCAACGACCTTGCGCTCGACGTCTTCGCCGAGACCGAGGCGCGTAACGGCCCGCGTGACCGGCGCGGGCGTATCGAACACGCCCAGCACCTGACCGCTGCGGCGCTGCCGCGTTTCGCCGCGCAGAAAGTCATTGCTTCGGTCCAGCCTTATCACGCTATCGACGATGGTCGCTGGGCCGTCGATCGGATCGGGGAAGAACGGCTGGAGCGGACCTATGCTTTCGGCTCGCTGCTGGAGACGGGGGCGACCGTGACGTTCGGTTCGGATTGGCCGGTGGCTCCGCTCGATGCGCGTCAGGGGATCTATGCGGCTGTCACGCGCGAGACGATCGACGGGAAGAACCCGCAAGGGTGGCTGCCGGACCAGAAGATCTCGGTCGAACAGGCGCTGACCTGCTATACCCGCAACAATGCCTTCGCCGGCTTTCAGGAGCGCGATCACGGCCGCATCGCACCCGGTTTCATCGCCGATCTTACCGTGCTGGGCGCCGATCCGTTCGAGACCGAGCCGAACGCGATCCCGGATATCGAAATCCTGCGCACGCTGGTCGATGGCAAGGAGCGTTACACCGCCTGATCGACGCGCCGGTTTCCCCTGATATCCTGAACCTCGCGGCCGGGCCGGGCGATACGCGCTCGCGTTTGTGGCGCGTATCGCTAAAGGCGCAAGGGCGCATCGCCGATGCGATGGGCAGGAAATGGGGCGACGATGAAACTCGGGTACGTGCGCGTCAGCGAGAGCGAAACGCATCACGACACGCAACTTGCAGCGCTGCAGGACGCAGGAGCCGTGCGGATCTGGCAGGATCGCGGGGTCTCCGGCTCGGCGGTTCTGAAGCCTGCGTACCGAGAGATGCTCGATTATGCGCAGCCCGGTGACGAGATCGTTGTCTGGCGTCTGGATCGCCTCGCCCGCTCGCTTGGGACGCTGATGTTCGAGCTGGACGATCTGGCGAAGCGTTCGCTGGGGCTTCATGCCCTTGCGGAAGGCATCGTCTCCCCCGCGGGCGACGGCGGCGCTTTTTTCGGTGCAGTGTCCGCATTTCGCAGGTTCGAGCGCGATGCCCTGCAAGAGCGGGCTGAGGCAGACCGATACGCGGCGGACAGGCGGAGTCATTCCGAGGTATAATGTAGCCGCAAGGCCCTCTGCGTCAGGCCGGTTCCCGCGTTTCCTCGATCGCCTCGGGCTGTTGTTGCCCCAGTGTCGTCAGCAGCCAGTTACGGAATGCCCGGACCACCGGCCTGTGCTCGTTGCGCTGCGGATAGACCAGGAAATGGTTCGCCTCGTGCAGCGCGACGGTGCGATCGGCAAACGGGCAGACCAGCCGCCCGCTTGCCAGTTCGCGCTCGGCCAGCTGGACCGTTTCGAGGCATACGCCCAGACCGTCCACGGCAGCGGCGATGGCCATGAAGCTGCGGTCGAAGCGAATGGCGGGAGGCGGAGGCGCGGCTGTGCCGTTGGCCCGGAACCAGTCCGCCCAGTTCACCGTCTTGATCATACTGCGGATCAGCGGCACGTGGTGAAGGTCTTCCGGCGTGGTCAGCTTGCGGGCCATCTCCGGGGTGCACATCGGTTGCAACTCGGCGGTGCCGAGGGAGTGGACCACCAGCCCTTCTGCCTCGTCCAGACCATAGACGATATCGACATCATACGTATCCTGCGAGAAGCGAACGGCCTCCGGATCGGCAGATATCGTCACTTCGAAACCGGGATTGTCGGCCAGGAACTGGTTGAGGCGCGGGGCGAGCCATTGCGCCGCAAAGCTGGGCGACGAGTGCAGCCTGAGGACAAGCGACTGGCGCTGCGAGATGCTGTCCATCGCGCCGCGCACAAGCCCCAGCGCCTCGGCCACCGGTCGTGCGAACAGCGTGCCGTCGGGCGTGAGGCGCAAGGTGCTGCGGCTGCGATCGAACAGCAGAGTGCCGATATCGCGCTCCAGTCTGGTGATCGCGTGGCTGACCGCGCTGGGCGAGAGATGCAGTTCGCGCGCGGCCTCCTTGAAGGAGAGATGGCGCGCTGCGGCCTCGAAGACCGGCAGCGCACCGATCGATATGCGTCGCATGGTTGTTGCCCCTGTGATTGTGCCCGGTGGTCGATGCTAATCGCGTTTGGGCCCGATTGCGACAGCGAGATGAGAATAATTCACCTTACACGATAAGTTTTCATGTTCGTCATGATGGCTTGTTGCTCCCCCTCGCGGGGGCACAGACAGCACGCTTGCGCTTTTGCGGTCGTGCGCAGGGTGCGTTGGAATGTCTGCTGCCCTGCGCGCGGCGTGTGTTTGCCACGCCGGCATGGCGAGCGGATTTCTCGTTCTCTTTCAAACCAGTGAAGGAAGGCTCTCATCATGGATCTCGGACTCGAGGACAGGAAAGTGATCGTCAGCGGCGGGTCACGCGGGATTGGCCGCGCTATCGTCGAGACGTTTCTGGCAGAGGGTGCGGCCGTATCCTTCTGTGCGCGCGATGCGGCGGGTATCGCCGCTGCAGAGCAGGCGCTGGCGGGGCGTGCCAGCGGCGCGGTGGTGGATGTGACCGATGCCGAGGCGATGCGCGCCTGGGTCGCCGCTGCAGGTGAGGCGATGGGCGGTATCGATATTGTCGTGCCCAATGTCAGCGCTTTGGCAGGCGGCGGCGATCTCGATACCTGGCGCCGCGCGTTCGAGACCGACCTGCTCGGCAGCGTGTCGATGGTCACGGCAGCGCTGCCGTTTCTCAAGGCGTCCGATGCGGCTTCGGTGGTGCTGATTTCGAGCGTATCGGGGCGCGAGGTGGACATGTTCGCCGAGCCTTACGGTGTGCTCAAGGCAGCGCTCATCCACTACGGCAAGACGCTTTCGGTTCGGCACGCGCCCGATGGTATTCGCGTCAACACCGTGTCGCCGGGGAATGTCTATTTCAGCGACGGCGTATGGGGCAAGATCGAGCGCGAAACGCCGGAGGTTTTCGCGCAGTGCATGGCACAGAACCCGCTCGGCCGGATGGCGACGCCGCAGGAAGTGGCCAACGCCGTTGCGTTTCTCGCGAGTTCTGCGGCTAGCTTCACCACCGGAACCGATCTGCTGGTCGATGGCGGACTGACGCGCGGCGTACAGTTCTGACAACGCACCACCCATAGTGAGCGGCGATATCGGGTGCATGTTCCTTGCGACAGGCCCGGTATCGCCCTTCGGTATCGGACTCCGGCAAGGCCCCCGGTTCTGTCCACGCCGCGCGGCACTTTGACTGGGATAATTCTCCCGATCATATGCAAATACTATGCGGGCCGGGTTTTGCCTGTCTCGCATTTCAACGATACCTGATCCTAATGGCTCTGCTGAACCCGCCGTGCGCCGCGTCTGTTTGCGGTGCAGCGGTTCAGGAGCATTACCCATGCAGGACATCCTCTGGATTGGCCTGACCCTCGTGTTGCTGGTGGCGAGCCTTGGCTACGTCGCGCTGTGCAACAAGGCGTGAGGGGGCAGCGACCATGACCATCGATCTGTGGCTGGCGGGACTGACCGCGCTCGGCCTTCTCGTCTATCTCGTCGCCGTGCTCGCACGGCCCGAACGGTTCTGAGGGAGCACACCCGATGACCTTACAGGGATGGCTGCTGATTGCAGTCTTCGTCGGCGTGCTGCTGGCGATCACCAAGCCGATGGGGCTGTGGCTCCACGCGCTGTACGAAGGCCGCCGCACGCCGCTGCATGTGGTGCTGGGGCCGGTGGAGCGCGGGTTCTACAAGCTGGCGGGGATCGACCCGGCCGAGGACCAGTCGTGGAAGCGCTATGCGGTCCATATGCTGGTGTTCAGCGCGGTCGCACTGCTGCTGACCTATGTCCTGCTGCGCGCGCAAGGCGCGCTGCCGCTCAACGGCCTTGGCTATGCCGGGATCGGTGCTGACGGCGCGTTCAACACCGCCGTCAGCTTCACCACCAACACCAACTGGCAGTGGTATTCAGGCGAGGCGGCGATGAGCAACCTTTCGCAGATGCTCGCCCTCACGCTGCACAACTTCCTGTCCGCGGCGACCGGCATTGCGCTGGCCTTCGCGTTCTTCCGCGGCTTCGCGCGTCGCAGCGCCACGGGTATCGGCAACTTCTGGGCCGATATCACGCGCATCACGCTCTATCTGCTGCTGCCGATCTGCGTGGTCTATGGTGTCTACCTGATTGCCAGCGGCGTGCCGCAGACGCTGGCCGCTTCGGTGGACGTCTCGACGCTGGAAGGCGTCAAGCAGACGCTGGCGCTGGGGCCGGTCGCTTCGCAGGAGGCGATCAAGATGCTGGGCACCAACGGTGGCGGCTTCTTCAACGCCAACTCCGCGCATCCTTTCGAGAACCCGACGGCGATGACCAACCTTGTGCAGATGCTGTCGATCTTCTGGATCGGCACGGGTCTGACCTGGTGCTTCGGCAAGGCCGTGGGCAACCCGCGTCAGGGCTGGGCGATCCTGGCGGCGATGATGACGATCTTCCTCGTCGGCGTTCTGGTCGTCTATTCGCAGGAAGCGGCGGGCAATCCGATCCTTCACCACCTTGGCGTTGCCGGGGGTAATATGGAAGGCAAGGAAGTGCGCTTCGGCATCGTCGCCAGTGCGCTGTTCTCGGTCATCACCACGGCGGCTTCGTGCGGGCGGTCAATGCCATGCATGACAGCTTCACCGCGCTGGGCGGCATGATCCCGCTGTTCAACATCCAGCTGGGCGAAGTGGTCGTCGGCGGCGTGGGCGCAGGTATCTACGGTTTCCTGCTGTTCGCGATCCTGGCCGTCTTTGTGGCGGGCCTGATGGTGGGCCGCACGCCCGAGTACGTCGGCAAGAAGATCGAGAGCCGCGAGGTGAAGCTGGCCGTTCTGGCGATCGCGGTGCTGCCGCTGATCATCCTGGGCGGAACCGCGATCTCCTCGGTGCTGGCAGCAGGCCTTGCAGGCCCGCTCAACAAGGGCCCGCACGGCTTCTCCGAGATCCTCTATGGCTTCACCAGTGCCGTGGGCAACAACGGTTCGGCCTTCGCAGGGCTGACCGCAGGCACGCCGTATTACAACGGCATGCTGGGCGTTGCCATGTGGCTTGGCCGCTTCTTCGTCATCATCCCGATGCTGGCGATCGCGGGCAGTCTTGCCGCCAAGAAGTACACCCCCGAGACCGCAGGCAGCTTCCCCACCACGGGTCTGCTGTGGACGGGCCTGCTGATCGGCATCGTGCTGATCGTCGGCGGCCTGACCTTCCTGCCCAGCCTCGCCCTTGGCCCCATCGCCGATCATCTCGCGATGATCCATGGCCAGCTTTTCTGAGGATCACCCAATGGCTCGGTCCGAGAATAAATCTCTGTTCACCGCAGACCTGATCGTTCCGGCGATCGGGGATGCCTTCCGCAAACTCAACCCCGCGAACTGATCCGCAACCCGGTGATGTTCACGACAGCCGTCGTCGCGCTGTTGCTGACGGTGCTGCTGGTGGTCGGCCACGATGGCCTGACCGTCGGCTTCAAGCTGCAACTCGTCGTGTGGCTGTGGTTGACGGTGCTGTTCGGCACCTTCGCCGAAGCCATCGCCGAAGGTCGCGGCAAGGCACAGGCCGCGTCCTTGCGTGCCACCAAGGCCGAACTCACCGCCAAGCGCCTCAAGGGCGATAGCGGCAGGTTCGAGGAAGTGCCCGCCAGCGCGCTCAGGAAGGGGGATGTGGTGCTGGTGCAGACCGGCGATCTGATCCCGTCGGACGGCGAAGTCGTCTGGGGTGTCGCCTCGGTCAACGAGGCTGCGATCACCGGTGAATCGGCACCCGTCATCCGCGAGGCGGGCGGTGACCGCTCGGCGGTGACGGCGGGCACCCGCGTGATCTCGGACGAGATCCGCGTAGCAGTCACCGTCAATCCGGGGCAGGGCTTCCTCGACCGGATGATCGCGCTGGTCGAAGGGGCAGAGCGCCAGAAGACCCCGAACGAGATCGCGCTCACCCTGCTGCTGGTTGGCCTGACGATCATCTTTCTGATCGCGGTCGCCACCATTCCGGGCTTTGCCAGCTATGCCGGCGGTTCGGTGCCGGTGGCGATCCTGGCCGCGCTGCTCATCACGCTGATCCCCACGACCATCGCCGCGCTGCTCTCGGCCATCGGTATCGCCGGGATGGACCGCCTCGTGCGCTTCAACGTGCTGGCCAAGTCCGGCCGCGCGGTGGAGGCTGCGGGTGATGTCGACGTGCTGCTCCTCGACAAGACCGGCACGATCACCGTGGGAGACCGTCAGGCGACCGAGTTTCGTCCGGTCTCGGGCGTCACGCCACACGAACTGGCCGAAGCCGCGCTGATCGCCAGCCTTGCCGACGAGACGCCGGAAGGTCGATCCATCGTGGTCCTCGCCCGCGAGAAGTTCGGGCAGACCGCCACGGCGCTGCCCGAAGGCGCGGAGGTCATTCCGTTCACCGCGCAGACCCGTATCTCGGGCGTCAATACCGGTGGCCGGGTGATCCAGAAGGGCGCCGTGCAGGCGATCCTCAAGGCCAATCCGGGCGCGGGAACGACGGCTTCGGCCACCGAACTGCGCCGTATCACCGACGAGATCGGCCGTATGGGCGGCACGCCGCTCGCCGTTGCGGTCGATGGCCGCCTGCTGGGTGCGATCTTCCTCAAGGATATCGTCAAGGCTGGCATCCGCGAGCGCTTCGGTGAACTGCGCGCCATGGGCATCCGCACGGTGATGATCACCGGCGACAACCCGCTGACCGCAGCCTCCATCGCGGCGGAATCAGGTGTCGACGACTTCCTCGCCGAAGCCACGCCCGAGGACAAGCTGGCGCTGATCCGCAAGGAACAGCAGGGCGGTCGCCTCGTCGCGATGTGCGGCGATGGCACCAACGATGCCCCTGCACTGGCACAGGCCGACGTCGGCGTCGCCATGAACACCGGCACGCAGGCGGCGCGCGAGGCGGGCAACATGGTCGATCTCGACAGCGATCCGACCAAGCTGATCGAGGTCGTCGGTCTGGGCAAGCAGTTGCTCATGACACGCGGCGCGCTGACGACCTTCTCGGTCGCCAACGACGTGGCCAAGTACTTCGCGATCATCCCCGCGATGTTCGTGGCGCTCTATCCGGGCCTGACCGTGCTGAACGTCATGCACCTCACCAGCCCGCAGAGCGCGATCCTTTCGGCGATCATCTTCAACGCGCTGATCATTCCCTGTCTGGTGCCGCTGGCGCTCAAGGGCGTGGCCTACAAGCCGATGGGAGCAGGCCCGCTGCTCGCCCGCAACTTGGCGGTCTACGGCCTTGGCGGCCTGATCGCGCCGTTCATCGGCATCAAGCTCATCGACCTGGCCGTGGGCGGCCTGGGTCTCGCCTGAGGAGGCGGCAACATGACCAACGACATAACCACATCGCTGCGCCCCGCATTCGTCATGACCGGCCTGTTCGCCGTACTGCTGGGCATCGCCTATCCGCTGGCGATGACCGGCATCGGTCAGACGCTGTTCCCGGCGCAGGCCAACGGCAGTCTGGTGAAGGAGGATGGCAAGGTGATCGGCTCGACCGTGATCGGTCAGGCCTTCACCTCGGGCCGCTACTTCAACACCCGGCCTTCGGCGGCAGGAAAGGGTTACGACGGCCTCGCCTCGTCCGGCTCGAACCTCGGCCCGGCCTCGAAAGCGCTGCATGATCGCGTGCAGGGCGACGTCGCCAGGATGGAAGCCGCGCAGCCCGGAAAGGCGATCCCCGCCGATCTGGTGACGACGTCCGGCTCGGGCCTCGATCCCGATATCACGCCCGAGGCCGCGTATTATCAGGCCGATCGCGTGGCACGGGTGCGCGGGATCAGCCCGCAGGCGGTCCAGATGCTCATCACCCGGAGCATCGAGGAACCGTTCCTCGGCTTCATTGGCGAGCGGCGGGTGAACGTGTTCGAACTCAATCGACGGCTGGATGCACTTCACGCTACACCAGCCCCGTGAACGACCGTCCGACCGATCCTGATCGCCCATCGCCCGAAGCCCTCCTGCGCGCCGCCGCGCAGGAGGGCAAAGGCCGTCTGAAGATCTTCCTCGGTGCTGCGCCGGGCGTCGGCAAGACGTGGGAAATGCTCACCGAAGGTCGCCAGCGCCGGGAGAGCGGTGTCGATGTGGTGGTGGGCGTAGTCGAAACCCATGGCCGCCGCGAGACCGAAGCACTGGTCCACGGGCACGAGATCATTCCGCGCCGTACCGTCGATCACGCCGGGCACAGCCTGGGCGAGATGGACATCGACGCCATCCTCGCGCGGCATCCCCAGCTGGCGCTGGTGGACGAGCTGGCGCACACCAATGCCCCCGGCAGCCGCCATCCCAAGCGCTATCAGGATGTCGAGGAACTGCTCGATGCCGGGATCGACGTCTATTCCACGCTCAATATCCAGCACGTAGAGAGCCTGAACGATGTCGTCGCTTCGTTCACCCGTGTGCGGGTGCGTGAAACAGTGCCGGATTCGATCCTCGAACTGGCCGAGATAGAAGTCGTCGACATTCCGCCCGACGAACTGATCGAGCGGCTGAAGGACGGCAAGGTCTATGTCCCCCACGAGGCCACGCGGGCGCTGGGGCATTTCTTTTCCAAGACCAACCTCACCGCGCTTCGCGAAC from Novosphingobium sp. 9 encodes:
- a CDS encoding LysR substrate-binding domain-containing protein, whose product is MRRISIGALPVFEAAARHLSFKEAARELHLSPSAVSHAITRLERDIGTLLFDRSRSTLRLTPDGTLFARPVAEALGLVRGAMDSISQRQSLVLRLHSSPSFAAQWLAPRLNQFLADNPGFEVTISADPEAVRFSQDTYDVDIVYGLDEAEGLVVHSLGTAELQPMCTPEMARKLTTPEDLHHVPLIRSMIKTVNWADWFRANGTAAPPPPAIRFDRSFMAIAAAVDGLGVCLETVQLAERELASGRLVCPFADRTVALHEANHFLVYPQRNEHRPVVRAFRNWLLTTLGQQQPEAIEETREPA
- a CDS encoding amidohydrolase, yielding MIDRRRMLAGTGLLAGTAAAMSNAAWAAAGRALAAERVLDVAYINARVWTANPLQPRTDAIGLAGNRIVALGQDAVRAAIGKGTRVVDLQGAFVSPGFIDNHTHFMIASTTLSQPDLLSSKDRADFVSRLGKVAHERPGKWILGGSWDEQRLGGGLPDKSWIDAATGDTPVAVPRTDLHMYLCNSAALRLAGITRNTPDVPGGEIGRDASGEPNGILKDNAKQLVERVIPQPTDAERDATMREGISWALARGFTQVHTPEPFDWVTFDTARRVRAKGETDLRFLCMVPARDWEKLAAIIAKEGKGDEWVRWGAVKALADGSLGSRTARFHQPYTDAPGVYGNWVTQPDELRAQVFGADKAGLQVAIHAIGDAANDLALDVFAETEARNGPRDRRGRIEHAQHLTAAALPRFAAQKVIASVQPYHAIDDGRWAVDRIGEERLERTYAFGSLLETGATVTFGSDWPVAPLDARQGIYAAVTRETIDGKNPQGWLPDQKISVEQALTCYTRNNAFAGFQERDHGRIAPGFIADLTVLGADPFETEPNAIPDIEILRTLVDGKERYTA
- the kdpF gene encoding K(+)-transporting ATPase subunit F is translated as MTIDLWLAGLTALGLLVYLVAVLARPERF
- a CDS encoding SDR family NAD(P)-dependent oxidoreductase, which translates into the protein MDLGLEDRKVIVSGGSRGIGRAIVETFLAEGAAVSFCARDAAGIAAAEQALAGRASGAVVDVTDAEAMRAWVAAAGEAMGGIDIVVPNVSALAGGGDLDTWRRAFETDLLGSVSMVTAALPFLKASDAASVVLISSVSGREVDMFAEPYGVLKAALIHYGKTLSVRHAPDGIRVNTVSPGNVYFSDGVWGKIERETPEVFAQCMAQNPLGRMATPQEVANAVAFLASSAASFTTGTDLLVDGGLTRGVQF
- a CDS encoding recombinase family protein — protein: MKLGYVRVSESETHHDTQLAALQDAGAVRIWQDRGVSGSAVLKPAYREMLDYAQPGDEIVVWRLDRLARSLGTLMFELDDLAKRSLGLHALAEGIVSPAGDGGAFFGAVSAFRRFERDALQERAEADRYAADRRSHSEV
- the kdpC gene encoding potassium-transporting ATPase subunit KdpC, yielding MTNDITTSLRPAFVMTGLFAVLLGIAYPLAMTGIGQTLFPAQANGSLVKEDGKVIGSTVIGQAFTSGRYFNTRPSAAGKGYDGLASSGSNLGPASKALHDRVQGDVARMEAAQPGKAIPADLVTTSGSGLDPDITPEAAYYQADRVARVRGISPQAVQMLITRSIEEPFLGFIGERRVNVFELNRRLDALHATPAP